The Hyphomonas sediminis genome contains a region encoding:
- a CDS encoding VOC family protein: MAGLEKKVRTCLWFQKEGLKAAEFYVSLLPDSRIDAVFEHGNAEDPMVVEFTLAGAPMMILTGGNMYKLTPAASISVLTKDQVETDALWEALLEGGGQESMCGWLEDRFGVAWQITPEILPQLICDEDREAGRRAQAAMMQMRKIDIEAIRAAFAGKAVQ, translated from the coding sequence ATGGCTGGTCTGGAAAAGAAGGTCCGCACCTGTCTCTGGTTTCAGAAGGAAGGGCTAAAGGCGGCCGAGTTTTACGTCTCATTGCTGCCAGATAGCCGTATCGATGCCGTGTTTGAACATGGCAATGCGGAAGACCCGATGGTGGTGGAGTTCACGCTGGCCGGTGCGCCGATGATGATCCTTACGGGCGGGAACATGTACAAGCTCACACCAGCTGCATCGATTTCTGTTCTTACGAAAGATCAGGTGGAGACTGATGCGCTCTGGGAGGCGCTACTGGAAGGCGGTGGTCAGGAAAGCATGTGTGGCTGGCTGGAGGACCGGTTCGGCGTTGCCTGGCAGATCACACCGGAGATACTGCCTCAGCTGATCTGTGATGAAGACCGCGAGGCTGGACGGCGGGCACAAGCGGCGATGATGCAGATGCGCAAGATCGATATCGAGGCAATCAGGGCGGCATTTGCTGGGAAGGCCGTGCAATGA
- a CDS encoding DUF4287 domain-containing protein: MSAEKVKGPASYFPSIEKTYGKPVSHWLNVIEDMKATRHLEIVSKLKEDHGLGHGHANALVAWHKTNGTKLPGG, translated from the coding sequence ATGAGCGCTGAAAAGGTCAAAGGCCCTGCTTCATATTTTCCTTCTATCGAGAAGACTTACGGTAAGCCGGTTTCGCATTGGCTGAACGTTATTGAAGACATGAAGGCAACCAGACACCTGGAGATCGTCAGCAAGCTGAAGGAAGATCATGGCCTGGGGCATGGGCACGCCAATGCGCTCGTCGCCTGGCACAAGACAAATGGTACCAAGTTGCCGGGTGGATGA
- a CDS encoding VOC family protein, which produces MSTKKPVVEIAAETGMSLVTPHLTCEGAADAIAFYTAAFGAEEIFRMPGPDGRLLHASIRINGAVIMLNDAYPEMGGHSPKHYGGTSVTIHLMVDDADAVAAQAVKAGAATVMPVADQFWGDRYGIVQDPFGHHWSIATPAWPPRTFDEMRAAAEAAMQQQQ; this is translated from the coding sequence ATGAGTACGAAGAAACCCGTCGTAGAGATCGCTGCGGAAACGGGGATGAGCCTTGTGACACCCCACCTGACTTGTGAGGGCGCCGCAGATGCCATCGCCTTTTACACGGCGGCGTTTGGCGCCGAAGAGATTTTCCGGATGCCTGGCCCGGATGGGCGACTGTTGCATGCTTCGATCCGGATCAATGGGGCCGTCATCATGTTGAATGATGCTTATCCGGAGATGGGCGGGCATTCGCCGAAACACTATGGCGGAACGAGCGTGACCATTCACCTGATGGTCGATGATGCCGATGCCGTAGCGGCGCAGGCCGTGAAAGCGGGCGCGGCAACTGTGATGCCTGTCGCCGACCAGTTCTGGGGCGATCGCTATGGCATCGTCCAGGACCCGTTCGGCCATCACTGGTCTATCGCGACGCCGGCCTGGCCACCCAGGACATTCGATGAAATGCGGGCCGCTGCCGAAGCGGCGATGCAGCAACAGCAATAA
- a CDS encoding DUF1428 domain-containing protein produces the protein MTYLSGFLLAVPTANKEAYRKMAEEAWPMFRDNGALSMVEGWGDDVPDGKINSLNSAVMRTQEETTMFSWITWPDRKTCDDGHQKMMASMEGQPMPEMPFDGKRMIFGGFEMLLGDATVRAGYVDGTVLPVPTAMRDAYKAASIKMAELFQEYGAITVVDGWGADLPEGKVNDFHTAVLRKPDESVVFSWINWKDKAARDAGWEKIMADPRMHEFGPASAGADMSRMIYGSFVPLVNV, from the coding sequence ATGACATATTTAAGCGGATTTTTGCTGGCGGTGCCGACGGCGAACAAGGAGGCCTACCGCAAGATGGCGGAAGAGGCCTGGCCGATGTTCCGGGACAATGGCGCGCTGAGCATGGTGGAAGGCTGGGGCGATGATGTGCCTGACGGCAAGATCAACTCGCTCAACTCTGCCGTGATGCGCACGCAGGAAGAGACGACGATGTTCTCGTGGATCACCTGGCCGGACCGGAAGACCTGTGACGATGGTCATCAAAAGATGATGGCCAGCATGGAAGGCCAGCCGATGCCGGAAATGCCTTTTGACGGCAAACGGATGATATTTGGCGGCTTTGAAATGCTTCTGGGCGATGCGACGGTAAGGGCAGGCTATGTCGACGGAACGGTGCTGCCGGTACCGACAGCCATGCGAGACGCCTACAAGGCTGCGTCTATCAAGATGGCTGAGCTGTTCCAGGAATACGGCGCGATCACGGTCGTGGATGGCTGGGGAGCAGACCTTCCAGAAGGCAAGGTGAATGATTTCCACACAGCGGTTCTTCGCAAACCGGACGAAAGCGTCGTGTTTTCCTGGATCAACTGGAAGGACAAGGCTGCGCGCGATGCGGGATGGGAAAAGATCATGGCGGACCCGCGTATGCATGAGTTCGGACCAGCGAGCGCCGGCGCTGATATGAGTCGGATGATTTATGGAAGCTTTGTTCCGCTGGTAAACGTGTAA
- a CDS encoding UDP-N-acetylglucosamine 4,6-dehydratase family protein, whose amino-acid sequence MAGVAMTMAHIDTYFGLDRPAQIDVQGWLLSTIAFMISASAALLLGGIHRQVWRHIGAPDAWRLVQIIGLTALFYLPSMVLLNDTLAAPVPTLLLAIGFWTVALFGGRMIARWRSTQRPMQIFQRLPKDGQPILLLGDQESWIDVLRRLETPGSPQAVRVLGLVEMDAQQPGRAVRGAPILGSLTELNDILEIMVLRYGETPWVALTGPARAPEIMLQVLEVTARHGAEIMALGHDATAQILEAIHPADLLARPERQLNMQPVQHILTGARVLVTGGGGSIGSELVRQVAELQPACLTIIDFSEFNLYQIELELRRRWPHLNATCILGDIRDEARMADIFSAAKPDIVIHAAALKHVPLMERHACEAILTNVAGAYIVAQAAKTAGAKRFVFISTDKAVDPDNVMGATKRLAELCISRIMADSGMAGAMVRFGNVLGSSGSVVPLFERQIAEGGPVTITDPDATRFFMTIEEASALVLQAAALQRAEDEAGLFVLDMGEPIPIRHLAETMIRLKGKVPYVDIAIEIMGLREGEKLHEELTYPHEALRSTPVSGVHQVSCPPINSELFGKQILQLIEAARHHQPAEALRLLGVLVPEYGSERAELLYRHLA is encoded by the coding sequence ATGGCCGGCGTCGCCATGACGATGGCGCACATAGATACTTATTTCGGCCTGGATCGCCCCGCGCAGATCGACGTTCAAGGATGGCTGCTGTCGACGATCGCATTCATGATCTCGGCCTCTGCGGCGCTGCTGCTTGGTGGCATCCATCGCCAGGTATGGCGTCATATAGGCGCCCCGGATGCTTGGCGCCTTGTGCAGATCATCGGCCTGACGGCACTTTTCTATCTGCCTAGCATGGTCTTGCTGAACGATACGCTGGCCGCGCCGGTTCCCACGCTCCTTCTGGCTATTGGCTTCTGGACCGTGGCTCTTTTCGGTGGACGGATGATTGCGCGCTGGCGCTCAACGCAGCGCCCAATGCAAATCTTCCAGAGACTGCCGAAAGACGGCCAGCCCATCCTTTTGCTGGGCGATCAGGAAAGCTGGATTGACGTTCTGCGCCGTCTAGAAACGCCGGGCTCGCCTCAGGCCGTTCGCGTACTGGGTCTTGTCGAAATGGACGCGCAACAGCCTGGCCGCGCAGTACGCGGAGCGCCGATCCTGGGCAGCCTGACGGAACTGAACGACATTTTGGAAATCATGGTGCTGCGCTATGGAGAAACACCATGGGTCGCACTCACTGGGCCAGCACGCGCACCAGAGATCATGCTACAGGTTCTGGAAGTGACCGCCCGCCACGGTGCAGAGATCATGGCACTCGGGCATGACGCAACCGCTCAGATACTCGAAGCGATCCACCCGGCAGACTTGCTCGCCCGGCCAGAACGCCAACTCAATATGCAACCTGTCCAGCATATTCTCACGGGCGCACGCGTATTAGTTACAGGCGGTGGTGGGTCAATCGGCTCGGAACTCGTTCGCCAGGTCGCGGAACTGCAACCAGCCTGCCTTACGATCATCGATTTTTCGGAGTTTAATCTCTATCAGATCGAACTTGAGCTGAGGCGCCGCTGGCCGCACCTGAACGCCACCTGCATCCTCGGCGACATCCGCGACGAAGCCCGCATGGCAGACATCTTTTCGGCAGCCAAACCGGACATAGTGATCCACGCGGCCGCCCTCAAACATGTCCCCCTCATGGAACGCCATGCCTGCGAAGCGATCCTGACAAATGTGGCCGGCGCCTACATCGTTGCGCAGGCGGCTAAGACTGCCGGAGCCAAACGCTTCGTTTTCATCTCCACAGACAAGGCCGTGGACCCTGATAATGTGATGGGCGCAACCAAGCGCCTAGCGGAGCTGTGCATCAGTCGGATTATGGCAGATTCTGGCATGGCCGGCGCTATGGTGCGCTTCGGCAATGTGCTCGGATCGTCCGGATCCGTCGTGCCGCTGTTTGAGCGCCAGATAGCGGAAGGCGGCCCGGTTACCATCACCGACCCAGATGCCACCCGCTTCTTCATGACGATTGAAGAAGCTTCAGCACTTGTTTTGCAGGCGGCGGCTCTTCAGCGCGCGGAAGATGAAGCAGGTCTATTCGTGCTGGACATGGGAGAACCGATCCCGATCCGCCATCTCGCCGAGACAATGATCCGCCTGAAAGGCAAAGTGCCCTATGTGGACATTGCCATTGAGATCATGGGTCTTCGCGAAGGCGAAAAGCTGCACGAAGAACTGACCTATCCGCATGAGGCGCTCCGCTCGACTCCTGTCAGTGGCGTCCATCAGGTCAGCTGTCCGCCCATCAACAGCGAACTCTTCGGCAAGCAGATCCTGCAGCTTATCGAAGCCGCGAGGCACCATCAGCCCGCTGAGGCCCTGCGGCTGCTCGGGGTCTTAGTTCCTGAATATGGTTCCGAGCGCGCCGAACTACTCTATCGCCATCTCGCCTGA
- a CDS encoding SIMPL domain-containing protein — MKHATLSAVALVLAMTPVACAQGAAAYAAPAGSSQMIHPNSIQPETTLQVSAEGRVDRAPDIAFVTAGVTEERKTAQEAMAAQSAAMNGVFKAMEAAGISERDIQTSGLSLQPRYDYVESAGRDGVKRGEQKLAGYVASNQVTIRVRDLSRLGETLDSLVSSGGNTLSGVSFGLDNDKEVRGEARSKAMKEAIAKAELYASAAGLRVARIVTITEGYEYSPQPAPMARMAMAADMMESTPIAGGEVGITANVNVMFELTK, encoded by the coding sequence ATGAAACATGCAACTTTGTCTGCGGTCGCGCTCGTTTTGGCCATGACGCCTGTCGCGTGTGCGCAGGGGGCCGCTGCCTATGCCGCGCCAGCCGGGAGCTCCCAGATGATCCATCCCAATTCGATCCAGCCTGAAACGACGCTTCAGGTCTCTGCCGAAGGGCGCGTCGACAGGGCGCCCGATATCGCTTTTGTTACCGCTGGCGTCACTGAAGAGCGCAAAACTGCGCAAGAAGCGATGGCGGCGCAGTCGGCCGCGATGAATGGTGTATTCAAGGCCATGGAGGCGGCTGGAATCTCTGAGCGGGACATTCAGACTTCCGGTCTGAGCCTTCAGCCACGCTATGACTATGTCGAATCGGCTGGCCGCGATGGCGTTAAACGGGGCGAACAGAAGCTCGCCGGTTATGTCGCTTCGAATCAGGTAACGATTCGCGTGCGCGACCTTTCTCGTCTCGGTGAAACACTCGATAGCCTGGTCTCCTCAGGCGGAAACACGCTGTCTGGCGTGAGCTTCGGTCTCGACAATGACAAGGAAGTGCGTGGTGAAGCGCGCTCGAAAGCCATGAAGGAAGCGATTGCGAAGGCAGAGCTTTATGCGTCAGCTGCCGGTCTGCGCGTCGCCCGAATCGTCACGATCACCGAAGGTTACGAATATTCCCCGCAACCAGCGCCAATGGCTCGGATGGCAATGGCTGCCGATATGATGGAGTCGACCCCCATAGCGGGCGGCGAGGTCGGTATCACGGCGAACGTCAATGTGATGTTTGAGTTGACGAAGTAA
- a CDS encoding D-alanyl-D-alanine carboxypeptidase family protein: MAAEVWSRALRGSAIAASVSITAAVLAPAAHAEKYAAIVVDADTGEVLHARNEDDPRYPASLTKVMTLYLLFDAIDAGKVSLDDQMTISRNAAAQPPSNLRLRAGDVITVEDAIYALVTKSANDVAVVVAEFLGGSERKFATQMTDKARGLGLSNTTFRNASGLPNTAQLTTARDLAILADALIDNHGDYYHYFQTQRFAWGKMSYKNHNELLGSVDGVDGIKTGYTRASGFNLMTSAERDGHRIIAIMLGGASAKSRDAHVKDLVESAFVAIGQTPEVIDPNAKLISFAALQTPLNPNAAAEPMLNGRPLSAILAEAAGSPQSAAIPAIEPEFAEGDAGDAVVTEVEIVEEIAAPDYNVPNSLTVSGYQSAQTGVTAGPPQIVPQPAQSSVSVLEYEARQAAKATSGTAVADYTRRQLRR, from the coding sequence ATGGCAGCAGAAGTCTGGTCCCGCGCGCTTCGCGGGTCCGCCATCGCCGCCTCAGTATCGATAACCGCCGCCGTTCTGGCGCCGGCTGCCCATGCTGAGAAGTACGCCGCAATCGTTGTGGACGCCGATACCGGCGAAGTGCTGCACGCGCGTAATGAAGACGACCCGCGTTACCCGGCGTCGCTCACGAAAGTGATGACACTGTACCTCCTGTTCGATGCGATCGACGCGGGCAAAGTCAGCCTCGATGATCAGATGACCATTTCGCGCAACGCCGCTGCACAGCCGCCGTCAAACCTTCGCCTGCGTGCGGGCGACGTGATCACGGTCGAAGATGCGATTTATGCGCTCGTCACCAAGTCGGCCAACGATGTGGCAGTTGTCGTTGCAGAATTCCTTGGTGGCTCTGAACGCAAGTTCGCAACCCAAATGACGGACAAAGCGCGCGGCCTTGGCTTGTCGAACACGACTTTCCGCAATGCCTCCGGACTTCCCAACACTGCCCAGCTTACGACCGCGCGCGACCTCGCCATCCTCGCGGACGCGCTGATCGACAACCATGGCGACTATTACCACTACTTCCAGACCCAGCGCTTCGCTTGGGGGAAGATGTCCTACAAGAATCACAACGAACTGCTCGGCTCGGTCGATGGCGTTGACGGCATCAAGACCGGTTACACCCGCGCCTCGGGTTTCAACCTGATGACCTCTGCGGAGCGTGATGGCCATCGCATCATTGCCATCATGCTTGGGGGCGCTTCGGCCAAATCGCGCGACGCCCATGTGAAGGATCTGGTCGAATCGGCCTTCGTTGCCATCGGCCAGACACCCGAAGTGATCGACCCGAACGCTAAGCTGATCTCGTTTGCTGCGCTGCAAACCCCGCTGAACCCGAATGCTGCCGCCGAGCCGATGCTAAATGGCCGCCCGCTAAGCGCCATCCTGGCCGAAGCCGCCGGCAGCCCTCAGTCCGCCGCCATACCTGCCATTGAACCTGAGTTTGCCGAAGGCGACGCCGGCGACGCGGTAGTGACCGAAGTCGAGATCGTCGAGGAGATTGCGGCTCCGGACTACAACGTGCCTAACTCGCTCACCGTGTCAGGCTACCAGTCGGCTCAGACAGGCGTGACGGCAGGCCCGCCACAGATTGTGCCCCAACCGGCACAAAGCAGCGTCTCAGTTCTGGAATATGAAGCTCGCCAGGCGGCCAAAGCAACATCCGGCACCGCTGTTGCGGATTACACCAGGCGCCAACTGCGTCGCTAA
- a CDS encoding phasin, whose translation MAKTTKTAPRAKAEARPAEAATKKIEAGMETLAGFASKFSEYTEDGVKALKDNAALSTETMREIGSRNMNFMTQAMEQGVELTQALASARDPRELFELQSGFAKSMFTAYTTEMKAQTELCLGAWREAAKPFMSRFAM comes from the coding sequence ATGGCTAAGACGACCAAGACGGCGCCCCGCGCGAAGGCAGAAGCCCGCCCTGCGGAAGCCGCTACGAAGAAGATCGAAGCCGGCATGGAGACCCTCGCAGGCTTCGCAAGCAAATTTTCCGAGTACACCGAAGACGGCGTCAAAGCCCTCAAGGACAATGCTGCGCTCTCCACTGAGACGATGCGTGAAATCGGTAGCCGCAACATGAACTTCATGACGCAGGCTATGGAGCAGGGTGTTGAGCTGACGCAGGCGCTTGCTTCGGCGCGCGATCCGCGCGAGCTGTTCGAGCTTCAGTCCGGCTTCGCCAAATCGATGTTCACCGCCTACACGACTGAAATGAAAGCGCAGACCGAACTTTGCCTCGGTGCCTGGCGTGAAGCGGCCAAGCCGTTCATGTCGCGCTTCGCCATGTAA